In Primulina eburnea isolate SZY01 chromosome 3, ASM2296580v1, whole genome shotgun sequence, one DNA window encodes the following:
- the LOC140827193 gene encoding LOW QUALITY PROTEIN: G2/mitotic-specific cyclin-2-like (The sequence of the model RefSeq protein was modified relative to this genomic sequence to represent the inferred CDS: deleted 1 base in 1 codon) → MATRQVILPKNRGEAPIPGAVKQKNMVAEKKNRRALGDIGNMVAVCGVNGKPLPQVSRPVTRSFCAQLLANAQAAASENNKNLMAVNGNVAIVADGVLPDKKAALVRKLVQKKDVAKPKPEEIIEISPDTEGVRVKEKPPQLNKEKLGENLLDKSSSRKQAPTLTSTLTARSQAAYGLSEKQKENIVDIDAADVNNDLAVVEYVEEMYSYYKSAENESRPPHAYMDSQPEINEKMRAILIDWLIQVHYKFELSPETLYLTINILDRYLSATTASRRELQLVGMSAMLVASKYEEIWAPEVNELVGFSDNTYSNKQVLLMEKRILGKLEWNLTVPTPYVFLVRFIKASMTDSDVENMVYFLAELGMMNYATLMYCPSVIAASAVYAARSTLNKTPLWNETLKKHTGFQEPQLMDCAKLLVSFHSAAAENKLKGIYRKYTSMDRKAVALLPPAKSLLPAN, encoded by the exons ATGGCGACAAGACAAGTTATTCTGCCAAAGAACAGAG GCGAGGCACCGATTCCTGGTGCCGTTAAACAGAAGAACATGGTAGCTGAAAAGAAGAACCGACGTGCACTTGGAGACATTGGGAATATGGTCGCCGTTTGTGGGGTCAACGGCAAGCCACTCCCTCAGGTTTCTCGACCTGTTACAAG GAGTTTCTGTGCTCAATTACTGGCCAATGCCCAGGCCGCCGCGTCCGAAAACAACAAG AACTTGATGGCAGTAAATGGAAATGTGGCCATTGTAGCCGATGGAGTTCTGCCTGATAAAAAAGCCGCCCTGGTCAGGAAACTGGTTCAAAAGAAGGATGTTGCCAAACCTAAGCCTGAGGAGATAATTGAAATCAGCCCTGATACAGAGGGAGTTCGCGTAAAAGAGAAGCCGCCACAATTGAATAAGGAAAAACTAGGA GAAAATTTGTTGGATAAGTCATCATCAAGAAAGCAAGCTCCAACTCTTACTTCAACACTTACTGCCAGAAGCCAG gCTGCCTATGGGCTGAGCGAGAAACAGAAAGAGAACATAGTGgatattgatgctgcagatgTGAACAATGACTTGGCAGTTGTTGAATATGTCGAAGAAATGTACAGTTACTACAAGTCAGCCGAGAATGAAAGCAGGCCACCACATGCTTACATGGATTCACAGCcagaaattaatgaaaaaatgagAGCGATTCTAATAGATTGGCTAATCCAAGTTCACTACAAGTTCGAGCTTTCTCCTGAGACTCTTTACCTGACCATCAACATACTGGACCGGTATCTGTCGGCCACGACTGCATCAAGAAGGGAACTTCAGCTGGTGGGCATGAGTGCCATGCTTGTAGCCTCGAAATACGAAGAAATTTGGGCCCCCGAG GTTAATGAGCTAGTTGGCTTCTCAGACAATACCTACTCAAACAAACAAGTCTTGCTCATGGAAAAACGAATACTAGGGAAATTGGAATGGAACTTGACTGTCCCGACTCCATACGTGTTTCTTGTTCGTTTCATCAAAGCATCCATGACTGATTCCGAT GTTGAGAATATGGTCTATTTCTTGGCTGAGCTTGGGATGATGAATTATGCTACACTAATGTACTGTCCCTCAGTGATTGCTGCCTCAGCAGTCTATGCAGCAAGATCCACTTTAAATAAGACACCCCTTTGGAACGAAACGCTTAAAAAACACACCGGTTTTCAAGAACCGCAGCTTAT GGATTGTGCAAAGTTACTAGTTAGCTTCCATTCGGCTGCGGCAGAGAACAAGCTCAAGGGGATCTACAGAAAATACACGAGTATGGATCGAAAGGCAGTGGCTCTGCTTCCACCAGCCAAATCTCTTTTGCCTGCCAACTGA
- the LOC140827194 gene encoding transcription factor MYBC1-like yields MREEESNWFSKWEDELPSPEELMPLSQSLITPDLALAFNIPTPDQDLHSHHAPPPPPQSATHSSQPNSSAEFDSLELSGAGVGSGGGPGSDEPARTLKRPRLVWTPQLHKRFVDAVAHLGIKNAVPKTIMQLMSVDGLTRENVASHLQKYRLYLKRMQGISSNGGGGIGGGNSPAGLSGSGMDPATDHLFASSPVPAHFLHPARGNSEHFLPFVPVAAAAMQHHHQMAVVGPGPHHHPQLQQQFRHFGNSPPNGKFDHPFMRQSHHQMQRTGTPVQSNNGSVAAPAFVEDLESPTAANGRRVLTLFPTGDD; encoded by the coding sequence ATGAGGGAAGAGGAGTCGAATTGGTTCTCCAAATGGGAAGATGAATTGCCTTCACCTGAAGAGTTGATGCCCTTGTCGCAATCGTTAATTACTCCTGATCTAGCGCTAGCTTTCAACATTCCTACCCCGGATCAGGACCTTCACAGCCACCACGCGCCTCCTCCTCCGCCGCAGTCGGCTACCCATTCGTCTCAGCCCAATTCCTCGGCTGAATTTGACTCGCTGGAGTTGAGTGGCGCCGGGGTGGGATCAGGAGGCGGTCCTGGTTCAGATGAGCCTGCGAGAACCCTCAAGCGGCCCCGCCTGGTGTGGACCCCGCAGCTGCACAAGAGATTTGTTGATGCGGTGGCCCATCTAGGGATCAAGAATGCTGTCCCAAAGACGATAATGCAGCTGATGAGTGTTGATGGGCTTACAAGGGAGAATGTTGCCAGCCATTTGCAGAAGTACCGGCTTTATTTGAAACGGATGCAGGGCATTTCGAGTAACGGTGGTGGTGGAATCGGAGGCGGCAACAGTCCCGCGGGGTTGTCTGGTTCCGGTATGGACCCCGCTACGGACCATTTGTTTGCCAGCTCGCCCGTGCCAGCGCATTTTCTGCATCCGGCCAGGGGAAATTCAGAGCATTTCTTGCCGTTTGTGCCTGTGGCGGCCGCAGCAATGCAACATCACCACCAAATGGCGGTGGTAGGGCCAGGGCCGCACCACCATCCGCAGCTGCAGCAGCAGTTCAGGCATTTTGGGAATTCGCCGCCAAATGGGAAGTTTGACCACCCGTTTATGAGGCAATCGCATCACCAGATGCAGAGAACTGGGACACCGGTGCAAAGCAATAACGGGTCCGTGGCGGCTCCGGCCTTTGTGGAGGATTTAGAATCTCCTACTGCAGCAAATGGGAGGAGAGTTCTTACACTGTTTCCAACCGGGGACGATTGA